Proteins encoded by one window of Collimonas fungivorans:
- a CDS encoding slipin family protein — MPWNFAWFGLAAIIFILLILLNAAIYIFREYERCVVFTLGRFSGVRGPGLVLLVPAIQQLVRVDLRTVVLEVPTQDVISRDNVSVRVNAVVYFRVVDPKKAIVEVANFFNATSQLSQTMLRSVLGKHQLDDMLAEREKLNLAIQQALDAQTDSWGIKVSNVEIKQVDLTESMIRAIARQAEAERERRAKVIHAEGELQASEKLYQAAHVLAQEPQAILLRYLETLTVIGADKNTTVVFPLPMDLLSSFLGDRKKAP; from the coding sequence ATGCCCTGGAATTTCGCCTGGTTCGGACTAGCCGCAATCATCTTCATCCTGCTGATACTGCTCAACGCGGCAATTTACATTTTTCGGGAATATGAACGCTGCGTAGTGTTCACCCTCGGACGGTTTTCCGGCGTCAGGGGCCCGGGGCTGGTGCTGCTGGTGCCGGCGATCCAGCAGCTGGTCAGGGTCGACCTGCGCACCGTCGTGCTGGAGGTGCCGACGCAAGATGTCATCTCACGCGATAACGTTTCGGTGCGGGTCAACGCCGTGGTGTATTTCCGCGTGGTCGATCCCAAGAAAGCCATCGTCGAAGTCGCCAATTTTTTCAACGCCACCAGCCAGCTGTCGCAAACCATGCTGCGTTCGGTACTGGGCAAGCACCAGCTGGACGACATGCTGGCCGAACGTGAAAAGCTGAACCTCGCGATCCAGCAAGCGCTCGATGCGCAGACCGACTCCTGGGGCATCAAGGTGTCCAACGTCGAAATCAAGCAGGTCGACCTGACCGAATCGATGATACGCGCCATCGCCCGCCAGGCCGAAGCGGAACGCGAACGGCGCGCCAAGGTGATCCATGCCGAGGGCGAGCTGCAAGCTTCGGAAAAACTTTACCAGGCCGCCCACGTGCTGGCGCAAGAGCCGCAGGCCATCCTGCTGCGCTACCTGGAAACGCTGACGGTGATCGGCGCCGACAAGAACACCACGGTAGTATTCCCGCTGCCGATGGACCTGCTGTCGTCTTTTCTCGGCGACAGGAAAAAAGCGCCGTAA
- a CDS encoding 2OG-Fe(II) oxygenase: MQSPAFPEHFSAALPSHMADGLTEHGWSQHNIFLPLELTQELAAECRVLADSGVLNQASVGRGAAQVLRADIRGDRILWLQAGQSLACDRYLQIMENLRMALNRELYLGLDEYESHFAFYAPGAGYQTHLDRFRDDDCRTVSVVIYLNQDWLPEQGGALRLHPLGKCTEDIAPMGSRLVLFLSADMLHEVLPATRDRLSLAGWFRRRPA; encoded by the coding sequence ATGCAGTCCCCTGCTTTCCCCGAGCACTTCAGCGCGGCATTGCCGTCGCACATGGCCGACGGCCTGACCGAACACGGCTGGTCGCAGCACAACATTTTTTTACCACTGGAACTGACGCAGGAACTGGCCGCGGAATGCCGTGTGCTGGCAGACAGCGGCGTACTGAACCAGGCCAGCGTAGGCAGAGGCGCGGCGCAGGTGCTGCGCGCGGACATCCGCGGCGACCGCATCCTCTGGCTGCAAGCCGGACAGTCGCTGGCGTGCGACCGCTACCTGCAGATCATGGAAAACTTGCGCATGGCGCTGAACCGCGAGCTCTACCTTGGGCTGGACGAGTACGAAAGCCATTTCGCGTTTTACGCCCCGGGCGCCGGCTACCAGACCCATCTCGACCGTTTCCGCGACGACGACTGCCGCACCGTGTCCGTAGTCATTTACCTCAACCAGGACTGGCTGCCGGAACAAGGCGGCGCCCTGCGCCTGCATCCGCTTGGGAAGTGTACCGAAGACATTGCGCCGATGGGCAGCCGCCTGGTGCTGTTCCTCTCGGCCGACATGCTGCACGAAGTCTTGCCGGCGACGCGCGACCGGCTCTCGCTTGCAGGCTGGTTCAGGCGGCGTCCGGCTTGA
- a CDS encoding Fe2+-dependent dioxygenase — MLIAIPEVLDARQLDAVRQLLDQAGAAWVDGRVTAGYQGAAVKFNQQIDERSEVAQQCQQIILQALERHPRFISAALPNTVYPPMFNRYGEGMTFGAHVDGSVRIDPHSGRKLRTDISATLFLSDPTSYDGGELQINDTYGTHAVKLQAGDMALYPATSLHQVTPITRGVRTACFFWVQSLVRDDGQRSMLFDMDNAIQKLNQTNADEQARRTLVGCYHNLMRQWSET, encoded by the coding sequence ATGTTGATTGCCATTCCCGAAGTGCTCGACGCCCGGCAGCTGGACGCCGTGCGCCAGTTGCTGGACCAGGCCGGAGCGGCCTGGGTCGATGGCCGCGTCACGGCCGGCTACCAAGGAGCGGCAGTCAAGTTCAACCAGCAGATCGACGAACGTTCGGAAGTGGCGCAACAATGCCAGCAGATCATCCTGCAGGCGCTGGAGCGCCATCCGCGCTTTATCAGTGCGGCGCTGCCGAATACCGTCTACCCGCCGATGTTCAACCGCTACGGCGAAGGCATGACCTTCGGCGCCCATGTCGATGGCAGCGTGCGCATCGATCCACACAGCGGCCGTAAGCTGCGTACCGATATCTCCGCCACGCTGTTCCTGTCCGATCCCACGTCCTACGACGGCGGAGAACTGCAGATCAACGACACCTACGGCACCCACGCCGTCAAGCTGCAGGCCGGCGACATGGCGCTGTACCCGGCTACCAGCCTGCATCAGGTCACGCCGATCACGCGCGGCGTACGCACCGCCTGCTTTTTCTGGGTGCAAAGCCTGGTGCGCGACGACGGCCAGCGCAGCATGCTGTTCGACATGGACAACGCCATCCAGAAACTGAACCAGACCAATGCCGACGAACAGGCGCGCCGCACCCTGGTCGGCTGTTATCACAACCTGATGCGGCAATGGAGCGAGACCTGA
- a CDS encoding DinB family protein codes for MHSITIDTLTTFPQQLEAHYAAIPAEFRHWTPASWDGVPSEPFTAIEQICHVRDIEIDGYHLRFQRTLDETRPLLASIDSDVLARERAYGAADAAEVFASFRLARAKTVALLASLAPEQFTRSAEFEGYGALTLRSLVHYLCSHDQQHLAGLQWLLGKIEASQL; via the coding sequence ATGCATTCCATTACCATCGACACCCTCACCACTTTCCCGCAGCAGCTGGAAGCGCACTACGCCGCCATTCCCGCCGAATTCCGGCATTGGACGCCGGCGTCCTGGGATGGCGTGCCGAGCGAACCGTTCACCGCCATCGAGCAGATCTGCCATGTGCGCGACATCGAGATCGACGGTTACCATCTGCGCTTCCAGCGTACCCTCGACGAGACCAGGCCGCTGCTGGCTTCCATCGACAGCGACGTGCTTGCCCGCGAGCGTGCTTATGGCGCGGCGGACGCAGCCGAAGTTTTCGCCAGCTTCCGCCTCGCCCGCGCCAAGACCGTGGCGCTGCTGGCGAGCCTGGCGCCGGAACAGTTCACACGCAGCGCCGAATTCGAAGGCTATGGTGCGCTGACCCTGCGCAGCCTGGTGCATTATCTGTGCAGCCACGACCAGCAGCACCTGGCTGGCCTGCAATGGCTGCTCGGCAAGATAGAAGCGAGCCAGCTGTAA